Proteins from one Sulfurovum sp. TSL1 genomic window:
- a CDS encoding cytochrome c, giving the protein MKNILKITTITMLLLAAMGTASVANENTSNIENGAQLWADTCMRCHNLRTPSSLSKSKWPISMKHMRVRAGLTGQEARDILAFILASKKTKDTK; this is encoded by the coding sequence ATGAAAAATATATTAAAAATAACAACAATAACGATGCTATTACTTGCTGCAATGGGCACAGCTTCTGTAGCAAATGAAAATACCAGTAATATTGAAAATGGTGCACAACTTTGGGCTGATACTTGTATGCGTTGTCACAATTTACGTACCCCATCAAGTCTTAGTAAAAGTAAGTGGCCGATTTCTATGAAGCATATGCGTGTTCGTGCCGGACTTACAGGACAAGAGGCAAGAGACATTTTGGCTTTTATTTTAGCTTCTAAAAAGACAAAAGATACAAAGTAA
- a CDS encoding porin, giving the protein MKKLMIGVVLSTMMTSTLLVAETQDVDIKQLREDVDALQLRDKQMQNSFEDHSMSAFQLAGYASFDFVNEEDDDGSFSEVKFSPLLLYTYGDIFLFEAEVELEINDEGETETNLEYAAGTFFINDYMGLQVGKFLSPIGQFVQNQHPSWINKLPSAPVGFGHDGAALSSNIGIALRGGLPKIGEMRSNYAIFVANAPTFGVADDGDVIIDTEAKTDVSDASMTIGGRYAVNPLGNMEIGVSLATGEVEEELPSEETVARDYDVFGADLMYNIDALNLKAEYIQQKIGENALSTLEGGTWKAWYAQAAYQFSSVKLEPVVRYSEYHNPEADRNQWAFGLNYLFTNTLLAKVAYEFNEDEDDTAIDSHANNDRFLVQFAIGF; this is encoded by the coding sequence ATGAAAAAGTTAATGATTGGCGTTGTACTAAGTACGATGATGACATCAACACTATTAGTGGCAGAAACACAAGATGTTGATATAAAACAGCTGCGTGAGGATGTAGACGCCTTGCAACTAAGAGATAAACAAATGCAAAATAGCTTTGAAGATCATTCAATGTCTGCATTCCAATTGGCAGGCTATGCATCTTTTGACTTTGTAAATGAAGAAGATGACGATGGTTCCTTCTCTGAGGTTAAGTTTTCTCCTTTATTACTCTACACATATGGTGATATCTTTTTGTTCGAAGCTGAAGTAGAGCTTGAGATCAATGATGAAGGTGAAACCGAAACGAACCTTGAATATGCTGCAGGTACATTCTTTATCAATGATTATATGGGGTTACAAGTAGGTAAGTTCCTATCACCTATAGGACAGTTTGTACAAAACCAACATCCTTCCTGGATCAATAAACTTCCAAGTGCACCGGTCGGCTTTGGACATGACGGGGCAGCACTCTCTTCTAATATCGGTATAGCACTTCGGGGTGGTTTGCCAAAGATAGGAGAGATGCGAAGTAATTATGCTATCTTTGTGGCAAATGCACCGACCTTTGGTGTAGCAGATGATGGTGATGTGATCATTGATACAGAGGCTAAAACAGACGTGAGTGATGCAAGTATGACCATTGGTGGACGTTATGCTGTTAATCCTTTGGGAAATATGGAAATTGGCGTTTCTTTGGCAACTGGAGAAGTTGAAGAGGAACTCCCCTCAGAAGAAACTGTTGCCCGTGATTACGATGTATTTGGGGCAGATCTAATGTATAACATTGATGCGCTCAATTTAAAAGCTGAGTATATACAACAAAAAATTGGTGAGAATGCTTTGAGTACATTAGAGGGTGGCACATGGAAGGCATGGTATGCCCAGGCAGCCTATCAATTTTCATCGGTGAAACTTGAACCCGTCGTTCGTTACAGTGAGTATCATAATCCTGAGGCCGATCGCAACCAGTGGGCATTTGGATTGAACTATCTTTTTACGAACACTCTTCTTGCCAAAGTTGCATATGAGTTCAATGAAGATGAAGATGATACAGCAATTGATTCACATGCAAATAACGATCGTTTCCTTGTACAGTTTGCAATTGGTTTTTAG
- a CDS encoding APC family permease, with protein sequence MKDHSKHDRSTKYKESSMTLVGAVSMGTGVMIGAGILALTGQIAELAGSLFPLVFLVAAVVTAFSAYSYVKMSNAYPSAGGIAMFLEKAYGKGIKTAVGALLMYFSMVINESLVARTFGTYTTQLFDIDPNSWIVPALGVGLLIFAFLLNISGNRIIGLFSLLMALIKIGGIIVFSLGGLWVAGFSFENTSVNMTDTSLTGFIASMALAILAYKGFTTITNSGSEIVNPHKNVGRAIIISIVICVVIYFLVAMAVAANLTLPEIIHAKDYALAQAARPAFGNYGLWFTVAIAIVATISGLIASVYAVSRMLAMLTEMKLVPHSHFGMPGDIQKHTLVYTVVIAICLTIFFDLSRIASLGAIFYIIMDIAVHWGVFRYLRKEIHANAFILISAIIFDVIVLGAFLMIKASTDIMIIYAALIGILFILIGESIFLKKYRTEEL encoded by the coding sequence ATGAAAGATCATTCAAAACACGATAGATCTACCAAATATAAAGAAAGCAGTATGACACTTGTCGGGGCTGTATCAATGGGTACAGGCGTGATGATAGGTGCAGGTATTTTGGCCCTTACTGGGCAAATTGCCGAGCTTGCAGGTTCACTGTTTCCTCTTGTATTTCTTGTGGCTGCTGTAGTCACTGCATTCAGTGCTTATTCCTATGTAAAAATGTCCAATGCCTATCCGTCTGCCGGTGGTATTGCGATGTTCTTGGAAAAAGCCTACGGAAAAGGTATTAAGACAGCTGTAGGTGCACTTTTGATGTACTTTTCCATGGTCATCAACGAAAGCCTTGTCGCACGTACTTTTGGTACCTACACCACTCAGTTATTTGATATTGATCCTAATAGCTGGATAGTTCCGGCATTAGGTGTTGGTCTATTGATTTTTGCCTTCCTGCTTAACATTTCCGGAAATCGAATAATCGGACTCTTTTCCTTACTGATGGCTCTTATAAAAATTGGCGGTATCATTGTATTTTCACTCGGTGGTTTATGGGTTGCCGGTTTTTCATTTGAAAACACTTCTGTAAATATGACAGATACATCTCTTACTGGGTTCATAGCATCAATGGCCCTGGCTATTCTGGCATATAAGGGGTTTACCACGATTACCAATAGCGGTTCAGAAATTGTAAACCCACATAAGAATGTCGGACGTGCCATTATCATTTCTATTGTGATATGCGTAGTGATCTATTTTTTAGTCGCTATGGCTGTGGCAGCAAATCTAACGTTGCCGGAAATCATCCATGCAAAAGATTATGCACTGGCTCAGGCAGCACGACCTGCATTTGGTAATTATGGTTTATGGTTTACTGTAGCCATAGCGATTGTAGCTACTATATCAGGTTTGATCGCAAGTGTGTATGCAGTATCGCGTATGCTTGCTATGTTGACTGAAATGAAGCTTGTACCACATAGTCATTTTGGTATGCCTGGGGACATCCAAAAGCATACATTGGTCTATACTGTTGTCATTGCTATATGTCTGACGATATTTTTTGACTTGAGTCGGATCGCATCACTGGGGGCTATTTTTTATATCATTATGGATATTGCTGTTCACTGGGGTGTTTTCAGGTATTTACGTAAAGAGATCCATGCTAATGCATTTATTCTGATATCTGCGATCATATTTGATGTCATAGTACTTGGTGCATTTCTTATGATAAAAGCATCCACGGACATCATGATAATTTATGCTGCATTGATAGGGATCTTGTTCATACTTATAGGCGAAAGTATATTTTTAAAAAAGTATAGAACTGAAGAACTTTAA
- a CDS encoding DUF1104 domain-containing protein gives MKYLIIITAMIASLYAIDFTHMSTEDMMHMRGSVPMEQRDDFRKEMQKRMQSMTQEERQKYGMQGKGMMGGQGMMGGQGMMGMGNQGMMGGQGMHCCCCCCCCQSMMNNRCMMGKKGMDNQDMKQGKGMKQGQGMKCGGQGMMGNQGMMNK, from the coding sequence ATGAAATATTTAATCATAATCACAGCTATGATCGCTTCACTTTATGCGATAGATTTTACACATATGAGTACTGAAGATATGATGCATATGCGTGGAAGTGTACCTATGGAACAGAGAGATGACTTTAGAAAAGAGATGCAAAAACGTATGCAATCCATGACACAGGAAGAGCGTCAAAAATACGGTATGCAAGGTAAGGGCATGATGGGTGGTCAGGGCATGATGGGTGGTCAAGGCATGATGGGCATGGGCAACCAGGGAATGATGGGTGGCCAAGGTATGCATTGCTGTTGTTGCTGCTGTTGTTGCCAGAGCATGATGAACAATCGTTGTATGATGGGAAAAAAAGGCATGGACAACCAGGATATGAAGCAAGGTAAAGGTATGAAACAGGGCCAAGGCATGAAATGTGGTGGTCAAGGCATGATGGGCAATCAAGGTATGATGAACAAATAA
- a CDS encoding NAD(P)/FAD-dependent oxidoreductase translates to MKDVLIVGGGYGGIAALKTLAPRKDITITLLDQNPYHFLQTEGYSLIAGTLPFDKTIVNLNSLCQSYGENISFIHNGVSHIDLDSKCVYIEQKEQIFYDYLIIATGSVTRMMDSIEGLQNCSYGIKSLRGAFHMKQFFEKELFTRLENHKHAKAHYSIVVGGAGLTGVEIAAEMQHYFNRYYKNNTLACDKITIHLISGSDTVLKGMHPDIIKYATKHLEHLGVILHCGLHISKVEPHKAYLENGEVIDFDFMLFTGGISATAMVRSIEVEHNKLGQIIVNPTLQIPGHTEAFAVGDAAEILDTKGKRIADTAQAAIKSGIHAASNIEHILNGKEPVAADIRIVGLAIAMGGNYAILSIGSIKMRGKVAHYVKKLIENLYKWPLWIRCRFGFNKACEIEG, encoded by the coding sequence ATGAAAGATGTATTGATCGTAGGCGGTGGATACGGTGGTATTGCCGCCTTGAAAACACTGGCACCGAGAAAAGATATTACTATCACTTTGTTAGATCAGAATCCTTACCATTTTTTACAGACGGAGGGATATTCGTTGATCGCAGGTACACTTCCTTTTGATAAAACGATCGTCAACTTAAATTCTCTGTGTCAGAGCTACGGTGAAAATATATCTTTCATACATAATGGTGTTTCACACATTGACTTGGATAGTAAGTGTGTCTATATAGAGCAAAAAGAGCAAATATTTTATGATTACCTGATCATCGCTACAGGTAGTGTGACACGAATGATGGACTCTATTGAAGGATTGCAGAACTGCAGTTATGGTATTAAAAGTCTTAGGGGAGCCTTTCATATGAAACAGTTCTTCGAGAAGGAGCTTTTTACAAGGTTGGAAAATCATAAACATGCTAAAGCCCATTATAGCATTGTTGTCGGTGGTGCAGGGCTTACGGGTGTAGAGATCGCTGCTGAAATGCAGCATTATTTTAACCGCTACTATAAGAACAATACACTGGCCTGTGATAAAATTACCATCCATCTCATTTCAGGTTCAGATACAGTGCTCAAAGGTATGCATCCAGATATCATTAAATATGCAACAAAACATTTGGAGCATCTTGGTGTGATTCTGCATTGCGGATTGCATATCTCTAAGGTTGAACCTCATAAGGCCTATCTGGAGAATGGTGAAGTGATCGATTTTGATTTCATGCTTTTTACCGGAGGAATTAGTGCTACGGCAATGGTAAGGTCCATAGAGGTTGAACACAATAAACTCGGGCAGATCATCGTGAACCCAACCTTACAGATACCCGGTCATACTGAAGCGTTTGCTGTGGGGGATGCTGCTGAGATATTGGATACGAAAGGGAAACGCATTGCCGATACTGCACAAGCAGCCATCAAAAGCGGTATACATGCCGCATCTAACATTGAGCATATCTTGAACGGAAAAGAGCCTGTGGCTGCGGATATAAGAATAGTGGGACTGGCTATTGCGATGGGTGGGAATTATGCCATTTTGAGCATTGGATCTATTAAAATGAGAGGGAAGGTAGCCCATTATGTCAAAAAACTGATTGAAAACTTATATAAATGGCCACTTTGGATACGTTGCAGGTTCGGATTTAATAAAGCGTGCGAAATAGAAGGATAG
- a CDS encoding long-chain fatty acid--CoA ligase, producing MLQEIGTFSSLYDHLKGLPENETFLNHLEMGEWKRFSKSEFLETVRYLTLAFDARGWRDKKIAIAVSPSSYWLMVDYALMLCGAVSVPLFTNISPKNLHFEMENAEIDTVFMQTDEQKNAIYLADESVTCIHFRPADPPCQSFESFIKEGKSIDLADNTKFDRLLSMITRDTPLTVVYTSGTSGLPKGALLTHANLISQLIDTELIYKLYPESDRALSVLPLAHIFERMVMYFYLSQGVSVYFVDKVKHIAAIMQEVRPTLMTVVPRLLEKVYFRMYQKALDNAFFKRHIAMLAFRYAKQKIPDGTSSLRARFFDHLVYQKLRDSMGKKFRMMISGGAQLPEEINCFFTNIGIPVYQGYGLTEASPVICANAPGDNKIGTCGKRYAHTEVKLSSEGELLAKGPGIMQGYINNPEATKEAVDEEGWLHTGDLAEIDAEGYITITGRKKELAKTSTGEYISVQYIEELLTACGWFDYAMVIGDDRPFVVALLMLDPNMISSYAQKHGFSTAQEAAVSKKFKQHIDTFIDQVNTKLNDWEKIRNYHLITEKLKIENGDITPSMKLAREHVKKHFENEIAQMYGGHR from the coding sequence ATGTTGCAAGAGATAGGTACCTTTTCATCACTGTATGACCATTTGAAGGGATTACCTGAAAATGAAACATTTTTGAATCATTTGGAAATGGGTGAATGGAAGCGCTTTTCCAAATCGGAATTTCTTGAAACGGTACGCTATCTTACACTGGCATTCGATGCAAGAGGATGGCGCGATAAAAAGATCGCGATAGCGGTCTCTCCTTCTTCATACTGGCTGATGGTTGACTATGCACTGATGCTTTGCGGTGCGGTCAGTGTACCTCTTTTTACTAATATCTCGCCCAAAAACCTGCATTTTGAGATGGAAAACGCTGAGATCGATACAGTGTTTATGCAAACCGATGAGCAAAAAAATGCTATATATCTTGCTGATGAGAGTGTTACTTGTATCCATTTTAGGCCTGCGGATCCTCCATGTCAATCCTTCGAGTCATTCATCAAAGAGGGGAAAAGTATCGATCTGGCTGACAATACGAAGTTTGATCGTCTTTTATCCATGATCACACGGGACACACCGCTCACTGTTGTGTATACATCGGGTACTTCAGGATTGCCAAAAGGAGCACTGCTTACCCATGCAAACCTGATCTCACAGCTCATAGACACGGAACTTATCTATAAGCTTTATCCTGAAAGTGACAGAGCACTCAGTGTGCTTCCTTTGGCACACATCTTTGAGAGAATGGTCATGTACTTTTATCTGAGTCAGGGAGTCAGTGTCTATTTTGTCGATAAAGTCAAACATATAGCAGCAATTATGCAGGAGGTCCGGCCAACCTTGATGACCGTAGTACCAAGACTGCTTGAGAAGGTCTATTTTCGGATGTACCAAAAAGCACTTGACAATGCGTTCTTCAAACGTCACATCGCAATGCTGGCTTTCAGATATGCAAAACAAAAGATACCAGATGGTACCTCAAGCTTGCGGGCAAGGTTCTTCGATCATCTCGTGTATCAAAAACTGCGTGACTCTATGGGTAAAAAGTTCCGTATGATGATCTCGGGTGGGGCACAGCTTCCCGAAGAGATCAATTGTTTTTTTACCAATATCGGTATACCTGTGTATCAGGGATACGGGCTCACTGAAGCCAGTCCGGTGATCTGTGCGAATGCACCCGGTGATAATAAAATAGGTACCTGCGGCAAACGCTATGCACATACGGAAGTCAAACTCAGCAGTGAGGGTGAACTTCTGGCTAAGGGGCCTGGGATCATGCAAGGTTATATCAATAATCCTGAAGCGACCAAAGAAGCAGTAGATGAGGAAGGATGGCTTCATACAGGTGATCTGGCTGAGATTGATGCAGAGGGGTACATCACGATCACAGGAAGAAAGAAAGAACTTGCCAAAACCTCTACGGGTGAATATATTTCGGTGCAATATATAGAAGAACTTTTGACGGCCTGCGGATGGTTTGACTATGCAATGGTCATCGGGGATGATCGGCCTTTTGTCGTCGCACTGCTGATGCTCGATCCCAATATGATAAGTAGTTACGCACAAAAACATGGATTTTCAACGGCCCAAGAGGCTGCTGTATCCAAAAAATTCAAGCAGCATATAGACACCTTTATCGATCAGGTCAATACAAAACTGAACGATTGGGAGAAGATACGGAACTATCATCTGATCACTGAAAAGTTGAAAATAGAAAACGGTGATATCACCCCGTCAATGAAACTTGCCAGAGAGCATGTCAAAAAGCATTTTGAAAATGAGATCGCACAGATGTATGGAGGCCATAGATGA
- a CDS encoding thiolase family protein yields MKRERIAIISGLRTPMARAGDKFQHLQADTLGTRIIRETVMRSPLGFDEFDEVIIGNVAQPIHAANIARVIALRSGFPRETPAFTVNRNCASGMQSITSAADRIRANEGNIYLCGGVESMSNIPLVYNQKMTALFLKLSKSRTFLERFHALLSFRPGFLKPIVGLMSGLTDPVSGLMMGSTAEVLAREFGISREAQDDFALESHKKAAKAKQSGRFAQEMMPIIYDEENGKILDYDDGIRDGQTIEALAALEPYFDKKNGTVTAGNASQITDAAAAVIVMGEEEAKQRGLTPLGYVSDYVYAGLDPKRMGLGPVIATHKLFKRTKLGMKDIDLVEINEAFAAQVIACLQSFDSTVFSKKHFNESKAVGAIDPAILNVNGGAVALGHPVGMTGTRMVLTLLHELRNRHLQRGLATLCIGGGQGASLLLEVE; encoded by the coding sequence ATGAAAAGAGAACGTATTGCGATCATTTCGGGACTTCGCACGCCAATGGCAAGAGCAGGGGATAAGTTTCAACATCTCCAGGCGGATACCCTGGGGACCAGGATCATACGTGAAACAGTGATGCGTTCACCTCTGGGTTTTGACGAATTTGACGAAGTTATCATTGGAAATGTCGCACAGCCTATTCATGCGGCGAACATAGCCAGGGTCATTGCGCTGCGTTCTGGGTTTCCTCGTGAAACTCCGGCTTTTACTGTCAACCGTAACTGTGCTTCAGGTATGCAGTCGATTACTTCGGCTGCCGATCGTATACGTGCCAATGAAGGGAATATCTATCTGTGTGGAGGAGTGGAATCGATGAGCAATATCCCGCTGGTCTATAATCAAAAGATGACTGCACTCTTTCTAAAACTCTCTAAATCGAGAACCTTTTTGGAACGCTTCCATGCGCTTTTGAGTTTTCGTCCGGGTTTTCTTAAACCTATTGTCGGCTTGATGTCAGGTTTGACCGATCCGGTGAGCGGTCTGATGATGGGTTCAACCGCCGAAGTATTGGCCAGGGAATTCGGGATCAGCCGTGAAGCACAGGATGATTTCGCATTAGAGAGCCACAAAAAAGCAGCAAAAGCCAAACAAAGCGGCAGGTTCGCACAAGAAATGATGCCGATCATCTATGATGAAGAGAATGGCAAGATACTTGATTATGATGACGGTATCAGAGACGGACAAACGATAGAAGCACTCGCTGCACTGGAGCCTTACTTTGATAAAAAGAACGGAACCGTCACTGCAGGAAACGCATCACAGATCACAGACGCTGCTGCCGCAGTCATCGTTATGGGAGAGGAAGAAGCAAAACAAAGAGGCTTGACACCGTTGGGATATGTCAGTGACTATGTGTATGCAGGGCTCGATCCCAAACGCATGGGGTTGGGTCCGGTCATCGCAACCCATAAACTTTTCAAACGGACAAAGTTAGGTATGAAGGATATCGATCTGGTCGAGATCAATGAAGCCTTTGCTGCCCAGGTCATCGCATGTTTGCAATCATTTGACTCTACGGTATTTTCCAAAAAGCATTTTAATGAAAGTAAAGCTGTCGGTGCCATCGATCCTGCGATACTTAATGTCAATGGCGGTGCAGTAGCATTGGGACATCCTGTGGGAATGACGGGTACGCGCATGGTACTGACACTCTTGCATGAACTGAGAAACCGTCATCTTCAGCGGGGATTGGCAACACTTTGTATCGGTGGAGGGCAGGGTGCATCACTACTGCTGGAGGTAGAATAA
- a CDS encoding 3-hydroxyacyl-CoA dehydrogenase NAD-binding domain-containing protein, protein MDYFRLERQTDQIATLYFDTPDSKANVFSTTALETFERYLDMLAQENTLKILFIESTKEDIFIAGADIHEIKLAKDAPSVETFIQKGQDIFNKLEKLPFVTVAIIDGACLGGGLEMSLACNYRIATSNSHTRIGFPEIKLGIIPGFGGTQRLYRLIGYAKAMELIAGAKQLTGDEAFQAGIVDASVPQGYLGFKKDALVHGILDGTLKEKIISQRKGIKWYEHLRIVRRIIEKIATKKVLKKTQGHYPAPLALINVISESFGKSIEAGLSIERDAVTQLALTSESKNMVGLFLISERLKHETFSRAAPKTILHAAVVGTGTMGSSIAWALDNQKIDVRLKVRSISSAANAVKKIRQIYETMKKRRKIDRRHIQLNMDRITYALNDEGFSRSDFLIEAVNEDIDVKRTVYKEFEALLEPNAIIATNTSSISISDLAKDLKHPERFIGMHFFNPVERMPLVEVIPGELSDETTIATVVNLAKSMGKTPVKVKDSPGFLVNRVLLPYLKEAAMMFEEGEDIEKIDRILTDFGMPMGAFLLMDEVGVDIGVEVATVLHTAYGERMAMGKVLDGMLKNGWLGKKSGTGFYNHGQKRPSINPHIHILQEGETRLDAQAIIQRALYIMINEASRCLEEGVVEDAAYLDMAMVIGIGFPAFRGGLMRYADSVGIAQIVETLKHFSTTYGDRFKPSSLLLVMAQKHETFYGGQ, encoded by the coding sequence ATGGACTATTTTAGACTGGAAAGACAAACCGACCAGATCGCAACGCTCTATTTTGATACGCCTGACAGCAAAGCCAATGTTTTCTCCACGACTGCACTTGAAACATTTGAAAGATATTTAGATATGTTGGCGCAGGAGAATACGCTTAAAATCCTTTTTATCGAAAGTACCAAAGAGGATATCTTCATTGCCGGGGCAGATATTCATGAGATCAAGCTGGCAAAAGATGCTCCGAGTGTTGAAACCTTTATACAAAAAGGACAGGACATCTTTAATAAACTTGAAAAATTACCGTTTGTAACTGTAGCGATCATTGACGGTGCATGTCTGGGCGGCGGGCTTGAGATGTCCCTTGCCTGTAATTACCGTATAGCTACATCAAACTCTCATACCCGCATAGGATTTCCGGAGATAAAGCTGGGTATTATACCTGGGTTTGGAGGTACACAGAGGCTCTACAGGCTGATAGGATATGCTAAAGCCATGGAACTCATTGCGGGTGCGAAACAGCTTACAGGTGATGAAGCATTCCAGGCAGGTATCGTCGATGCAAGTGTGCCGCAGGGGTATTTAGGATTTAAAAAAGATGCACTGGTCCATGGAATTTTAGACGGTACTTTAAAAGAGAAGATCATCTCTCAGCGAAAAGGGATCAAGTGGTACGAACATTTGAGAATAGTACGGCGTATAATAGAAAAGATAGCAACAAAAAAAGTTTTAAAAAAAACTCAGGGGCATTATCCGGCACCACTGGCCTTGATCAATGTAATAAGTGAGAGTTTCGGTAAGTCTATAGAAGCAGGTCTGTCCATCGAAAGAGATGCAGTGACCCAACTGGCACTCACCTCAGAATCCAAAAATATGGTCGGACTTTTTTTGATCTCAGAGAGGCTCAAGCATGAGACGTTCAGTAGAGCAGCTCCCAAAACGATCCTGCATGCTGCGGTCGTAGGCACGGGTACGATGGGGAGCAGTATCGCATGGGCACTGGATAATCAGAAGATCGATGTACGCCTGAAAGTGCGTAGTATCTCCAGTGCAGCCAATGCGGTCAAGAAGATACGACAGATCTATGAAACGATGAAGAAACGCCGTAAAATCGATAGACGTCATATACAACTCAATATGGACAGGATCACATATGCATTGAATGATGAAGGATTTTCGAGAAGCGATTTCCTTATAGAGGCGGTAAATGAAGATATCGATGTAAAAAGAACAGTCTATAAAGAGTTTGAAGCACTCCTGGAACCAAATGCGATCATCGCGACGAACACCTCTTCTATCTCTATCAGCGATCTGGCCAAAGATCTCAAACACCCAGAACGTTTTATAGGAATGCATTTTTTTAATCCAGTGGAACGCATGCCTCTGGTCGAAGTGATCCCCGGGGAGTTGAGCGATGAAACAACGATCGCAACGGTTGTTAATCTTGCCAAAAGTATGGGGAAAACCCCTGTCAAGGTGAAGGATAGCCCGGGATTTCTAGTCAACAGGGTCTTATTGCCTTACCTCAAAGAAGCAGCAATGATGTTTGAAGAGGGTGAAGATATAGAAAAGATCGATCGGATACTCACAGATTTCGGGATGCCAATGGGCGCATTTTTACTGATGGACGAAGTAGGCGTGGATATCGGTGTGGAAGTTGCCACAGTGCTGCATACAGCATACGGTGAACGTATGGCCATGGGCAAGGTGCTTGATGGCATGCTAAAGAACGGATGGCTTGGCAAAAAGAGTGGTACCGGGTTTTATAACCATGGACAAAAACGCCCATCGATCAATCCTCATATCCATATACTCCAAGAAGGTGAAACACGTTTGGATGCCCAGGCGATCATTCAACGTGCACTCTATATCATGATCAATGAAGCTTCACGTTGTCTTGAAGAGGGGGTCGTGGAGGATGCTGCATACCTGGATATGGCTATGGTCATTGGTATCGGGTTCCCAGCT